The sequence CCAGGGCAGATCCGGGACTCCATGGTACCCGATTTGACTTCCCCCAGAGAGACACCCCCGGCGGTCACCATGGCCTGATTAAATCCGCCCTTTGCCGCCACCAGATAGCTGTCAGTACACAGGGTATTCAACCAGGAGATCCTGTCTTTACGGCTCAACTGTGAGATTTTTTTTTCTGGATCAATACCAGCCCTATCCAGTAGCGCGTTTGTTAGAGAGTC comes from Oceanispirochaeta sp. and encodes:
- a CDS encoding NAD(P)/FAD-dependent oxidoreductase → DSLTNALLDRAGIDPEKKISQLSRKDRISWLNTLCTDSYLVAAKGGFNQAMVTAGGVSLGEVKSGTMESRICPGLFFAGEVLDVDGETGGYNLQFAFSSAVLAVKSIIASG